The Leishmania braziliensis MHOM/BR/75/M2904 complete genome, chromosome 28 region ACAACTGCGTTGACAGTTCTTCTGCTCCCTGTCGTCCCCTCCTGCTCGTAGATCCACGAGTTACACGAGACacactgcgctgctgtctcaGAACACGCAGCGGCCCGGCAATAGTGCAAAGAGCGAAATTAGCGTATCTACTCTGAGACGTTGATCTCGTCCATCATAGTAGCGTCAACATGAGTGTCGACCCCGTCATTCTCGAGGACACCTTTACGGTAAACGGTGTGAACACCGAAGGCACAGTGTATCTTCGAGTGTCGCGTATTCGCTGTGTTAATCAGGATGGCTCTCTCACAATAACGTCGGACATCAACTCCGAGGAGTTCCCTGTTGCCACAAACGATCGTCTGACGATTGTGCTGGCCAACTCTCTTGAACTGGGGGGCAAGACGGGCAGCAAGTACTACGACCACAGTGTTTATCACCGCGAGACGCGACTGAACGACTGTGACTACGCCATGCACGGCCGCGTCTACGGGCATGAGGTGGTTGAGAACGGCTTAGAGGTGAATGTGCACATTAGCTGCGGTGGCTTACTAGTGAATATTATCGGCAAGCCGCAGGGGCTGCGAGATGTGCACTACAACAGCGACGTGTACATCCTGATTAAGCGCGTCAAGAACTGAGAGGCCAACAGGGAAACGCAACAACAGTACACATAGGAGTTGCGGCATCGTAATTGGCGTGCGGATGCAAAGGCTGTGCCGTACACTCGCGgttcgtgtgtgcgtgtatgggcATTTGATCCTGTTTGTGTCGGTGTTGCCGTTAGGCGCTCCTTAATCCTCGCCCAACGTAAGAAGGTACCTTAAATTGGCCATGAAGCTTTTCTACAGTAAAAAAGAGGCAGGCAACGGCGTTCCTTGATGGGGTACAACGCTAAACTGTTCTTGCGCAGCGTACGGAGCCGCAGGTCTGAGTTGTCTCCTTTCGCAAAGCTTTCACATCTGTATACGTGTAGTGGTGTTCTACCTACAGCGAGTCGTTTGAAAGACGAAAAACATCGTCACGCATCACCGAACCCAGGGCTTCTGTCCCTTCGTCTCACAGAGGGGCTGGCTCTCTCCCCAAATAAGCGCAGGAGGTCGCAGggtaggtgtgtgtgtgtgtagcacCAGTAGGTAGAtggggagaaagaggcactTTCAGACGAGTTGCTGTACAGGACCACTGTTCTCCCCTCACTGTGTTTCATCGTCATCTCTCCAGCCCTCTTTGCCCCCATATGCACGTACTAACAGGCGCACACGTTTGtgtttccctcctcctttgctATCGTTCCCTTTACACTATTTTGCCTCTTCAGCCTgctctcctgctccaccGAGGCGTCACCACCTCGGGTTGCTCCTCCACAGACAGACCGCACAGTGCACAAAAGGAGGTAGTGATTCTTCTAGGGTGACTCTTCCACTCTCCACCACAACAACGGCTGATCATGCAAATGCGGTCGTCTTGCATCAtcagtgcgctgctgcgcacatTAATCGCGCATTACTCATCCTCGCCCACCTACACCGCAGCACGCCTCTACACCT contains the following coding sequences:
- a CDS encoding putative RNA polymerase B subunit RPB8, which codes for MSVDPVILEDTFTVNGVNTEGTVYLRVSRIRCVNQDGSLTITSDINSEEFPVATNDRLTIVLANSLELGGKTGSKYYDHSVYHRETRLNDCDYAMHGRVYGHEVVENGLEVNVHISCGGLLVNIIGKPQGLRDVHYNSDVYILIKRVKN